In the genome of Carya illinoinensis cultivar Pawnee chromosome 13, C.illinoinensisPawnee_v1, whole genome shotgun sequence, the window GATTTGCTAGGTACAACCGCCGTATACAGATTTGTCGGTTTCTAGATTCCTAAGTATATGTATACAatcgaaaaaattaaaattaacacaGATGAGTGAGAAGGTCAAACAGTCAAAGATGGAAATGCAAGGAGGTGTAGGTGAACTTCTTGTTGGCAGCCGGGAGCTTCTGGAGGCATTGGTGCGCTATGGAATTGAAATTGCCACTGAAGCTTATGAGCTTTTGGAGGCAGTGGGTATGGTGAgtggaaaataaacaaaatgcatcAAATCCCAAACTCAAAAGTTTCAGCCAATggcttatcttcttcttcttttttttttcttttctttttctttttttttttaaattttatgctgACATCAGCCGGTTACGCGACGGTTGTATACGGCAGTTGTACCTAGCAAATctggtcatatatatatatataactattggTACGTGGCAGTACATATCGGGAAGGTCCAGGATTTCGGCAATAAGAAACTTCTTACTCTCGCACCAAAacaaaccttttttttatttttatttttggtgcccagaaaaataattgaaaatacaaCATGCATGATCAAGAATTGGAAAGTGAACACAACCAAATTAGTGATCAATGTTTTCAGGCTGCGCGCATGCTtggttaatatttatatatagtcagGGACTAATTTGAAGGTGCTTGGATCCAGATCCATCTCCTGGTTGATCCAACCATACTTCTCCATAAAAGGGTTGTCTGAAGTCTTTACTGGGTACCTATCAATGCAGTCCTTCCACACATTTCCATCGCCCATATCCCTCATTACCTCCCACAAACTACTATTGCATTTGAAGCCTGCACCAAAGCTTACCATGAATACCTTATCACCCTTTTTGAGCCTTTTCTTGGCCTCCATGTACCCCAACACATACCAAATGCTACTCGCCGATGTGTTCCCGAACCGATGCAGTGTCATCCTGGCCGGCTCTACATCATACTCACTAAGATTAAGACTCGTCCCAATGCCATCTATGACAGCCTTCCCACCTGTGTGCACGCAAAAATGGTCGACACCAGTCTTAAAGTTCACCTTCGTTTTTGGTGCCCCAGTAGTCTTTTCGGAGGAGCTTCCATTCATTTTCCGGGCAAGGTTCACAACCATAAATCTAACCAGTTCCCTCATTGGCAAGATCTTGGGTGATATCTGTCTCAGGTTATCAGCAAGAGCACGTGTTGCAGCCTTTGGGAGAGTCTTGCCAAGGTTTATTCCCACCCTTCCTTGTTCATCTTCCTTTTGCATGCAACAACCGTAAGACTCATCTCTAGCCCCATGGTGTGTCCTAACTAGGCACTTTAATCTGAACATGGCTCGGTTGCTCATTGCCCTTTTGTTAGTCAAAAGGA includes:
- the LOC122291438 gene encoding 3-ketoacyl-CoA synthase 3-like; the encoded protein is MELLVLLYALSTLYFLLMVWKWVGAKRDQECYILDYECYKPTDDRMLGTKFCGEIITRTKNLGLLECRFLLRAIVSAGLGEQTYAPRIMFSGREDNPTLLDGISEMEEFFEDCIANLLSRSGISPSEIDVLVVNVAMLSSVPSLSARIINQYKMRDDIKVFNLTAMGCSASLISVDIVKNLFKSYKNLFALVVTSESLSPNWYSGNDRSMILTNCLFRSGGSAILLTNKRAMSNRAMFRLKCLVRTHHGARDESYGCCMQKEDEQGRVGINLGKTLPKAATRALADNLRQISPKILPMRELVRFMVVNLARKMNGSSSEKTTGAPKTKVNFKTGVDHFCVHTGGKAVIDGIGTSLNLSEYDVEPARMTLHRFGNTSASSIWYVLGYMEAKKRLKKGDKVFMVSFGAGFKCNSSLWEVMRDMGDGNVWKDCIDRYPVKTSDNPFMEKYGWINQEMDLDPSTFKLVPDYI